The nucleotide sequence catctctagccttttcaGCCTCATATTTCGCTAATTCCCGCGCCAACGTCAATTCACCTTGATGAGCAAGTTCTTGCTTGTACTTttcataatcattcttggaagcattccctttcctctttgaagccttcttaccttgaggcctaattggataacgggtcgatcccgacgcttgttcaggaatgggcgttttaggcacttcttctccatcttcttcatcaacatgggagccatgatcgggtgtagagtgtGGAGGGGTGCTGTGTACAAAGGTGTTGTGTAGAGGGGTGCTGTTCATGCATACTTCTGGGCCAAcaggcacaactttgaatttaggacaatctttaacaatattccaacattcccaccagtggaatgatttgtttcttgatttgattttggcagcataccatgcttgtgcttgaagttgctacaaatgaataataatgaaattattaggtaacaaataaatactacaaacaaataataataatgaaattattaggtaacaaataaataatacaaacaaataataataatgaaattaggtcacaaataaataatacaaacaaataataataatgaaattattaggtaacaaataaataatacaaacaaataataataatgaaattaggtcacaaataaataatgcaaacaaataataataatgaaattaggtcacaaataaataatacaaacaaataattataatcaaattaggtaacaaaataataatacaaacaaataattatattatattcttACCTCATCCGCCCCACTTCGAACATACTACTAGCTTGTGTTAAGgcatctctccacgtactaaaggaatgacttaagtattttccaacgactggacatcgattctttggttcttttcccactcatttgctcaagaaatttggtatgaattaaactccacatttctcgcaactgcatctcattacctgtaagggaattatgagtaacttcaacccagttagtgcacaacgcaacatcttcaagaagcgaccaattcgtacttgcatcagtagtcattttgtggaaaaaaattggattgaaactttgagagaaagataggaatttgattgaaagtagtggagaaaatatgaaattttggtgtaaggtagatggagaagaagtggtattcatagaaaagtaaaaacaattttttacaaattttttacaatttttttttaaatttttattcaaataattaatctctgccattggattttaaaaaatttgaattccaacactctagattgtgccacgtgtcacaacggtaacttttcttaattttaaaactattttttctttttttttttaaatttataaagcagattaatatcaaccgttgatctcagattgAACGGTTGACAtaaaattaggtttttttttaattaccgtTGCAAATCGGACGGCTCGTATTAAAAAGCCGTTGCGttcgaacggaccgtgggaagccatgTGGCTTCCTACCGGTAACTGGGTTTTCTGGGCGCATGGGCCCGTGCCCTGAATTCCTGTCGGGCGACGCGCCCCCACTCGTGAGTGAGGGGCATGTgcctgacaaaaaaaaaaaaaaaaaaaaaaaagccggaCCCAGGCCTGACGTCACGGGCTCGGGCCATAAGCCTGTCGATTCCCCACCCTTCTGACCCTCGGGCTCTCCAAGGCTGGAGGCCTACCAACCAgccctcgggccctttcctggagcctgtcccccgagcaaccaccataggtggacttgctcttaagaGAAGAGCCCTTGTCAACTTTTTTCTCACTTTTTccaattttgccctcacttttgaataCATAATATTGACAtgaggagggcaaaatagtaattttgtaccaTTTGAcaaaataacaatcatatccctattttcCCTATTTTACCCTCTCTATGACAAAATGgcaatcatatccctattttttctattttaccctcacttttgatacaaaatatttacataaggaggactaaaaaaaagtaattatgtaatattaagataaaatatgcacttattaagagaatttgtcacaccatcatttttttcatactctttttaaaattttaaaaactaatcacactccttaataaaaaaacaaaaaacaaaatgaaattgttcacacacacatGGTGTGTGCTCATCGGCTAGTATATATTATATAGACCTAATCAAATAATAGACGATGTTTCATCCTAACAAATTCTATCCtcgagaggaaaaaaaaaatcaaagaaaaagctTCCATTCCCAACTCTAGCCTTTGGCTTTGGGGTCGGTGTCAATCTTCttggtcttttccttttcttttattttttgtttttggtagtGGTCTCTCTATCACTTTTTCAAGAAAGACCTTTGTGATTGTGGTTATGGTTATTCTctttttgtgaggatgagagctttTGTAGCAGCTATGATTTACTGCTCAACCTCGAATCTTAAAGCGACAGTTGTTCAAGTATGAGGTGGTGATTTTTTGGTTTGTGTGGTTGGCAATGATTATGTAGAGGAATCTCAACATTTATTAGAGAAGACTAAAAGTATGTTTTTTGCCGACGATTGTGAGATCATCAAAGGGTGGTGTGGTCATTCCTTCGTGGATTGTTGTAGTTGTTCGAGGGATTTACAATCATGTTTTGATGTCGTTGTAAAGTCTTCAGGTGATGTTATGATGTTTACCTTTGTGTTCCTTCACAGTGTTAGGTTCAGCCTGTAAGGCTTAGGCTTTGTGAACTTATCTTTCTTGTTGGTTAGGTGTGAGTCTCTTGAGATCGAGAATTGTACCGTTGAAGAGTTTATTTTGTCTTGgatcatttttttgttttgtttcggtTGTGGTTTTGAAGTTCATTTGCCTAGCAAGGACTATGAAGACATTTTTGTGATCTCATATAGCAGGGCTTCTTTGTTGAAGGAGCGTCATCTTTTACAAGTTCATCAAAAAGTGATGCAAGGTTTTGTCCTCTTGAGTGTTACCTTTTCGTTTAGTTAGATGTGGTTATGTAAGGTAGGTTTTATATTGTCTTTTTGTTGTGTGTGTAATCCCAAAATTATATTCCTAATAAATGATGTTAGTCATTTTGTTTGATAGtcattttatttgattaatgaaatatttattaacttaaaaacctaATAAATATAGTTACAACATACATGTTACAAATAATATGCATGTTGCAAATCATCCTTTGTGCCCCAAAAGAAGTTACAAAATATTTCACTCAAGCGCGTGAAGATTTCATATAAGGAGGTCGTGTTATCCAcacattctttttcatttttcacatacattttgttaatttatatcatttgattttaaaagatttgatctgacaaccaaaaattaaaatataaatgtagAAGATAAAAAAAGATGTGTGGATAGTATTCTAATTGTCAAAGTTATTCCTCATATGCTTCGGATTTCTTTTAGCTTATTAATTAGTGTTCTACTGTTGCTTAAAAGAGAGCACAAAAGTGAGGAGctcaataattttttctttttctcttttggggGCCAATGTGACGAAGATCAACAGGTATATGGATTCAAGAGCTGCCCCGATAGTATTGACTGTCGATACCAATATGCTGCGTGGAGACACAAATGGCAGGCAATACCTGTTGGATTTTTACAAACTATTTAATTCACAatagataaaaattaaatacaaactaATCAATTATGTCACTAATaattagcatatatatatatatatatatatttatgcaacATTAATTAGATCAATGCTGCAAATTCTTAGGTAGAGTCGATTAGAATTGCTTTTCTAAAAAGCAATTATGCTCATTAGCGATGTTGCGAAAATTCTTTTAATATAAAAACTTGTGAATTTTCCTTAAAAGTCAAAGTGCTTATTAAAAAAGCATTTAGAAATGCTTTACGAAGAAGCATCTTGCAGGTGCTGCTTCATAAAGTGCTTCTACGAGTTAGAAGCTCATTCAGATACTTTTCAAACATAATCGGAAATGCTTTAGTCTTTTAAAAATCACTTTTAGTCTTTCGAGTAGAAATCCTAACAAGCCGAGTATAGCAACACAAGCTATCTTTCTCCTCATATATATGCACACAATTAAATAAATGAgaggtttatatatatatattgaactaAAGAAGTGAATTTATACCAAGCGGTTGTAATGAGGCAGTTGAGCAGAGTCATCAGGTATGGGATGCCCAAGAAGAACTGCTCTGTGAACTTATTCTTCATCATGATCCTTTTAAATGCATCCCTATTGTAATATTACATCGCAACTATTAGTTCAAATAATTATTTCACAGTTCCTTcgcagaaaaacaaaagaaggaaaTATAGTTTCACATTTTAGaagggaactgttattaacactaaaaaaaaaatcttattttgcattcctcacaagtgtattttttttctaaatatagaaagtttagagtgCTCAAAGAGAATTTTAGAGTGCCAGTAACAATTCTCTTTTAGAATATCTAAGTATAGTATGCATACGTTGGTGCCAAGAACTGGAACAAAGCAATTGCATTTCCTACATCAAAGTAAGGAGGAAATCCGTaatcagaaaaaaagaaaaaaaaaagaaaagggaaacacagagagaaaagaaaattaagttgAAACTAACCAAAGATTACTCTGAATAAGAACTTGGGAATATTCATAACCTCTTCAACGCCAAATATTCTAAAGGCTTTCATGCAGAAGAGAAGAGAGCACACTCAGCACAGATGAGGAAAATCTCTCAGATAATTAGTATTAAAGATAGAAACAAATCAAACTTATTTCATTCgaaggtgattctgaaaaaaactAGCTAACTATAGAGCCATTTATACGCAAAAATTGATCAGggaatgaataaataaaattaaaatcaaaattaaaataacgAATGGAAGAAAAGCACAACTAACGAGCCAGCTTTCCAGGACATAGGATTTCCATGCAAAACCAGTTGCTTGCAGCTCAGGACTTGCATAACTCTCCCACGTAAATGAACTCTGAATATCGAGAGATTTGCCAAAATTGTGACTAGGTAATGCGAAAAAGGTGAACTAGCTACAACTGTCTtccaaataaaattatataattctTTGACATGATCAAGACATGAAAGTTACAAGTTACAACTACTTACTGTTGGGAATGTTGGTAATTGGTTTATTTTaattgtaatgtcattttggtaTAGATAATGTTAGGAAAACTATTTATTTAAACTATATTTAGTCTGTACACTATATGATATatatggttgttgatgattgaattattacttaagtgttgattaacgtgcttattttttattggtgatacatcacttgatttgcaaatttggtctaaaaaattGATCTGCCTAGCGTTACCCTTTTGGGAGGTGTATGATTAAAAACATGATTGCGTTCCTGTTCGTTTTGGAACTAAGTCTCCATAAATAAACCTTGTAAACTCAGTGTCTATAAGTCAAGTTAGTAAGATGAAATTTTTCACAGCCATGTAGGCATTTTATATAGTCTTGATTAATATTACAGTTTAGATGGACATATATAAATATGGCTTTGAAATGTGTAAATAATGGATTGCAATTATATTGCTAATGGATCATGAAAAAGGAAATATATACCAAAGATGAAATTTGGCAAACCATACATCTAAGCTTCATTTCCAGTTTTATATACCTGTCAATAATGTATTGTTGTGGTATGTAtacagtttttttatttttttatttttaagtacaAATTAATAGAAGGCAGCGCAAGAAATTCTAGTAATGTTATTCTCATACAATGATTACTGGACTTTCTTCCCacggagaaatttttcattgttacGGGAACATGGGTGATATACCATGTGTTTTTAGGTAAGTGGtgagaaaatttatttttttagttattaacattttaacacacatatcccaccatttagaTAGTGGCACGTGATGTACTATCCCGTGTTctgatcacattgaaaaatctctcgttccCGCGGCCTACTCCCTCTCTAGTTCATTATCTCTCTCATCTGCCTAGAATTCACAAACTTTGCATGCATGCTATTTGCCAAGCACAAATTGAACATTTCATAACTACTAACATGACATAATGAAAGTCGCGCCTACAGAGCTAGTGACTCACAAATTGAGATTGTACAGTTTTAAATCTAGAATCCAACTTTAGGAATAGTTCCCTTAAGAAATTGAAGGGAATAGTTTAGATTGCCATTCTACTCAATACTTTAGCTCTTTGTAtgtcaaaaaattaacaacatgACAACGAAATACCATATTGTGtagtaataaaaaattatttagtaaCAAAATTGAGGATTAAATTAGGtagtcattaaaaaaaaaaaagttgtgtgGGGTATTTGTGCCAAGAGATTCGAATGAAAGTTGAAATAAGCGATTGACACACTCTTTTCGATAACCCTCCAATTCTAGGGGCGTTTCAAGTCATTGATATTTAAAGGGAATTACAGTTTGGGAGAAGAGAAAAGTGCAAATTAAGGAAGCAAATCATCTATTCATGCATGGTGTGTGGGGGTCCCTACTATGTACCTAGCCTATGCTAGAAGCACCCAAATATTTCAAAACAAGAGAGGTTGCATGCGAACGGCGCCCATTAAATTACTCTAGGGATGTGATTTGCTAGTTGTGAAAATTGTATCATTATATGCTTTATTAGGGAATAATATTTGTTATTCAAAGATGAGTATGAGTTTTTACTTAAAACTGTTTTTTGTCAGATTTATAGACTTTCGTATTTATGTTTAGActcgttcatattataaatcaatcTATAAATATCGCTTCTacaaaaacttaattaaaactaaggtaaTTTAGTCATCAAACTGTATAAAAACATTTGAACGAaattggtaaaagcattacaAACTATCTATG is from Malus sylvestris chromosome 5, drMalSylv7.2, whole genome shotgun sequence and encodes:
- the LOC126623839 gene encoding bidirectional sugar transporter SWEET1-like; the encoded protein is MKAFRIFGVEEVMNIPKFLFRVIFGNAIALFQFLAPTDAFKRIMMKNKFTEQFFLGIPYLMTLLNCLITTAWYCLPFVSPRSILVSTVNTIGAALESIYLLIFVTLAPKREKEKIIELLTFVLSFKQQ